The genome window TTGCATTCTCTATAAGTGTATTGATTTCCCTCTTTTTGTAACTTTCTTTTGACATCTCTCACATGCAACAACATAATTTCAACCAAATGTAGCGTCGATCTCATTGATTGTTACATGAATTGAAAAcatattatcttattattttatatatgttaaaactaagaaaaaatcaactattattgaatattatgaATATGAAGGTCATGATAGGTTAACATACCTGTGATTTTGATACCCATTTCATGGACATTATATATTGCAAAGATCTTCTATCTTTTGACATTCTCTTGTCAAGATCAATGTTGGCAAAACTTGAAGAAGATAGTTCTTTTATTTGGTGTTGCTCCATTTTTTCGGCAAAGTAgttatttagaataaaatttataattttttaactacatCAATCAAAGAATTAGAATAAACTAATGATTTTGCTTGTTGAATGTTACAAAAtgtgtataataaaataaaagaaggaagtTCATTTTATTCTATCTTGAACTTTGCAAAATCAGGATTGTCTAGATTGGCATAGATCTTTGTACTTGGAGTTGAGTTGATTGAATACTCGTctgaaaaacaattattaaaatataattgttagtaaattaaaatataaaaaattattgtaagcaaaaagtatgatatagacttaattgaattaaaattatttatttattaaataagttgaaTTGAAAGTAATaagatagtaaaaaaatatctcaaataaataaataaatatcaaattaaataagcatgctaatataaaaataaagagatagaaACTTAttgatcaattattttttaaattttatttaaagattatatatatatatatatataaaactatacaaaaattaaatttagaaaaataatttcaattttcatgatGAAATGACATATGACAATCGTTTAATGTAAACATTAAGTACagtttaactatttatttatctagttattcatattttttactaaactatctatatataaagaaaagagtactaagaaaagaaaatatatattttttgaagctATGTTTGTCCACAAAGTAactgtaataattttatttctgaaAATAACCGATTAAAAAGAGAgatgtaaaaatataatattttatattacattttattgtgtaaagaaatatatattaatataaaaaattattatttaaacaaaatttataactaatgATAAAGTAaggataatatatttattcttttgatATAGGATTTTGTTATGTTGTGAGTAACATTGAAATTGTGAATAACAttgaagaaagaagaagcaaaagatAAGTGATagacacaaaagaaaaatattttccttactctaaatcatcaattatgCTAACATAGCAATATAATAACAAGTAGCTCGACTTttctatattataaatagatatgAGTTCAAATACTACCTAAAAGAATGTgggtttaaattcatttgtatcactatttttttcttaatagttATTTTATCCTGAAAAGATGTTTTAACACCCAAGAACGATCATAAAGTTTGATGTCCTAATGCCCATGAATCTTTAAAATTCAATTCATCTAAACCTTTtgtacaagaaaaaagaaaatgagctAATTTTTGTGTACCAATAATATTTCAACAATGCAGTGTTGAGAATGGATATATAAAGCACTCTCTATAAGGAGCAGGACACAAGTACTTGGAATGTAGGTTGGAAGCCTCCAGAAAcaggaaaaattaattaaagcaaACATTGATGCATGTGTGAGGGCATGGTAGTGATGGAAATTAATGGGCTTAGGAGTCATTTTCAAAGACGATGAAGGTCAACCTCTTGCAACTACTAAGCTGTTGGAAGTGCATGAAGAAAAGGCCTTTCAACTACTTTGAGGACATTGCAAAACACTCTCCAATTCTTTATCCTGACTTCGTGATTTGTTTCATGTTAGTAGAAAAGTACAGTATTAAGGTTGCTCATTGCGTAGCAAAACTAGCACTTTCTACTTTCTAGTACAACCTTTTTCCTGCTCAGATTAGCAATAAATGTCACaccctttgaaaacaaaaacaaaaaacaaaatctacTATTCTTCATGTCCCAACTCTTAACCATTTAAGCAACTATGCAGGGACAGAgtaataaatatttagaaaaatgctactaatataattttttaaaccacacttataaatatgttttattatcaACTGAAGTTTGTTAAAAGTGACCAAACTTTATAATAAAAGCACAGTTACATGTATGTAACTCAACGAATCCAATCAGAGAATTAAAAAAACCAATCTAATCAAATGtaacttaaaaatttgtttgCCCCACAACTTGTCAAGCTAAATGGGCCAATCGGACCCAATTCACacatttaaactaaatatttaaaaatatattataccgcTTATATGGactctatcatttcaaattcctATCATATTTATCTTTACCTATGTATTTATCTTCTTAACTATCTATCTATTCTAATTTTTGAATAACtttatatcacaatttaaattgtaatataatttctttatttcaaatctaaaatataatatatatatatatatatatatatatatatatatttaaaacatttatttattatacattttaatcataatataatttttatattaaaaaatattcatttgttataaatattaattagttaaaataaattttacagcTAAACCACTAGTTTTAGTTTAAATGTAAGAACAAACCTTCACCAACATGATGAACCATATCAAAGTACTTCTGTTAGGGGCTATATAACCGTTGCTTGCCTAATAAAAAATCCACACCACACATTAATTGCATGAATTCTCACAGATTCTGCTGATGAGAAGGATATTGATTTGAACAGTTCCACACAATGAATGCACATATGAAGTCAGTTGCAGGAAATTGTGCCTCAATTATTGCATTCAAGGCCCATGAGAAAGCGATGTTCATAAGTCATAACAGTTCCACCCCCTCTCTTATATTTCATCTTCTTGGACTTGGACTAGGACTATTTCTCGTCATTATTTTTCATCACCATCTTCCAATTAGTTCAGAAAACCACCTATAGGTAGCAACAACCAAAACAAACCTATGCTTGAAAAAAACACATCTACATCTACTAGCCCAAAAACAaccttattaaaaaataaaacaagaccATGCCCCAATTCATGTCCTATCCTaacatttttctctctaaagTGTTTTGATTAGCACTATCATACACACATATATTCCTAACGAATTAGTTTATACATTACAAGAAACAAAGAATGTCTAGGACATTATTTAATAACCCACATGACCCTATTTggttttaactaaaaaaaataaaattaaccatataaaagggaaaaaaaagaagacatgaAACTGGGCATAGGAAGATAATAGCAATGGAATTAAATTATcatgattatttttcaaatagtttGCAGAAGGGTCCCCCATTATGtgtgagaaaagaaaggaagaaaatcaCAATAGAGACACGGGTGATCAACACAGAGGCAGTGACGCAAGATTTACACAGTGCACCAAACTCAAGCAACTATTCCTTTCTATTTGCCTCGAATGGCTTCTCAGTTTATGTTGGACCACAACTATATTGAGGAACTTCCGGGGAAGTTTTGCAGCTTTTGGATATATAATCTGATTCTTATCTCATGTGGCTCCTACTCCAAGGAAGTCAAAAAATGGGGGTGGAACACCATCTGGGGGGTCACTATTCTCCACTTTATCTCTGATTTCTGCAACAcatggtgatgatgatggttCCCTAGCTGTTGATGCTGCTGGTGAGGAATTCAAGAAACTGTaaaaattgttgttgttgtctagCTGTTGTTGCATTGCCATCAAATATTGTTGGGGATAATGAGGGTAGCAACCAGATAATTGGCAATGATGATTGTGAGATCCATTGGTTCTTTCCCTGCTTCTCATATGGCTTATGGACTCTAACACTATGTCATTGCTTCCACCACCTTTCAAACCCATAACAATGGAAAACGTTAGTTAATAACACTGAAGCTAGTTACAACAACATACTCATATCATtgttaagagaatttaaggcaACACAAAGATATCTGACTTTGCATCAGTCACTTTTACAAACCAAAagattaatgaaattatgaaaacaagatatgaattaaacttgattggaattaaaagataaaaagagcTAACAAGTTAAAGCTTAGGAATTAAGAAAACTTGGATGATGCAGCAAGAAGTAAGAGAACTACGTGGAATCAGTTTGAATGAACTTTGAAGGAACAAAAGGATATTTAATTAGAGGGAATAGCTAAGGAGAGAGAAAGCACACACCAGAGAAGAAATCAAATGGTGCTTGTTGTTGAGCTTGAGCAGACAAGCCAACATGTGTGGTGTTTGGCATTGCTTCTCTCCCACTAGTCATGTTTTGTGGAGAACCATTTGAGCCAAACTCAACAACCACGCCATTACACGCAGCTACTCCATGGAAGGGTGGGAAACTAGCCATGTTATTGGTGAGTGCTACTCCATGGTGAATGAGATTGGGATAATAGGAAGGTGATGGTTCTGGTTCTTGTTCTGTGGTTGAGGCATTATCTCTGCTGCTGCTGCAAACAAAGGTTGGATTTTGCTCCACTCTTCTGTGCACAGATTGGCTCATTCTCCTCCTCCTGTAAGCACTGGATTGTTCCCTGTACTTCCTGGCCATTATAACATGCCAGTGATTCTTCACTGCATTATCTGTTCTCCCAGGGAAAAGCCTTGCGATCATGGCCCATTTGTTGCCGTAAATTCTATGTGCCTGCATTagcctctcttcttcttcttcactgaaTGCTCTTCTGTTGATCCTTGGATCCAACTGGTTGAACCACCTCAGCCTACAACTCTTACCTAAttcatatacaaaaataaatcacATCAAAGAaagttaaggaaaaaaaataccaaaaaagtaCAATAAACAAGACCCATTTGTATTCCTCTTtcataaaatttcatttcatacATCCACaacatgagagaaaatgataTAAGTTGAGTTAACTAGTGATCATATTTGCACTttggaatttttctttcttttaacacCTGATCTTCCTTCTAGTTTTTCAGCTATGAGGTTCCAATTCTGAGGGCCATAAAGAGCCACAAGCTCCTTGAGCTTGGAATCTTCAGCAGGCCTCCAGTGCCCTCTTGCACAAAGTTTGGAGTGTCCACTATCCACCTCTTTGCCATTGGCATGGTTCTCATTAGGGTTACTTTCTTCTTCACTGAACTTGCCATTATTATGGTTTGTTTTCTCATTACTGTTGTTACTCTCCCCAGCCCCTACTAAATCACTGCAGTCTTCAAAGTTTGAAGAAAGAAACTCCCTCATGAAAGGAAAACTCCACCTTGTGCTCCCATTTCCCACCCCAGAGGCATAACCATAACCATAACCATAAACATTACTTTCTTGAGATGAAGAAGCATTATTTGAAACTGTGGCAAGAGAGAGAGACCCCATCATATCTGCAAAGACTACTCCTATTGGAGAAGGGTAACATGTGGGGGCATTCTGGTTTTGTTGTGGAGAGATCATGCAACACTTGCTGCTGGCCATGACTTCATTTCATGAATTTGTGTCacaaattttgttgttgttgttgttgatgatgatgatgatgttggccTGTTGGGTATCTGCAACTGTTACCGTGCCATAGTACAACTCATGCGAGTAAacgatgtttttttttgtgctgTGGTGGAAACAGTGTAACATGAGAGAAGTAATGTTTGTTTGACACACGGTGAAATTGAAGAGGAAAAGATTTTGCAGCTAGCGGGGCAAAGAAACTTGGAACACCACAAAGTCTGTGTAAAGTGTGTTTTTACACGAAACGTGAGTTTTTCACGCACTTCTAAGAtgtataaaacttaaaaatagaattttttttttttttttttaccagtaGTACAATTGTGGGAGATGGGCCACGAGAGAGTGTGAACTTTGAGTTTAAAGagaaattgtttttataataaatttacataaatataaaaaaggtaagttttttatcactaaattaataatattaatttgaaatatctatcgattttacatatatataattaatcactattaaaaaataaacggttaacattaattattaaaaaaaattaatattaattattaaccgatgttaaaactattgatattaaaagtattaacgttaacattgattttttaaactaaattaaacaacattaatttttttaaaaccgataataagaaacaacaaaaaatgtaaaatatgtataaatcaacatcaatttttctaaaaattaatattgtgaattgacgattacattaatttttctaaaaattgatgttattttctgcTCACTAGCATTAACTTTTAGCAAGATTGATATTGCTTTCTGCCTAAcaaattgatgttattgtttggattttttttaatattctattagacaatttaatttttgtctataataattgaatatttactatcaattaaaagaaatatttaaagtaatgaAAGTCAATACATTGTAACCTAatctaaattaatataattctacaattctaaaattatttaaacatttagtgttttatttttaacttttaaatgatATCTTGTCCACTGAATGTGAATTGTCTTCATGAtctctggttccaatggtcttGGATCAATATActacatgatataataaaacataagttaataaatataaagaaatttatatGTTTCACAATTCATGAGAAGAATAAGGAAGAAGAAGGTCATGGAATGTGGATTCTAAGTCCAGTTCATTTGACTTCTATAGTTAGACTGCAAATTACCAACCCAAAGGTGAAATCCCTTACAAAGGAAAAGACCAAATTTTAAGTGACAAATTATAGCCAAATTATAAAGtggaattgaaaaagaaaattatagccAAATTAATATAGTGATTCTCAAACCCTTAAACCCAAGTTCTAGCTTGATTACTCTACTCCAAGTTCAAACGTTTATTCTCATGTAAAAATGAGAAAACTAAATCCAATGagatttttgttaatatattattatttgcaaTATTTGTCAAAAGTTTGCATTCAAGCCAAACGTGAGGCTCATAGTACTTATCATATTTGTCTACTCATCGAACCCGACACTTCTATTTCCCTTTCcattcaatttttaaagtgCCTAAGTGTAAAAGCATGTTCTCTAAATCACAACTCTATTATATAAGCTAAATCACAACTCTATCTCTCTGCCTCACACACATTCCAAAATGCCTAACAAATTTCACATTCAAACCACACTCATGTGCTCCACGACATTACATTAACACCATAGTCAAATTCCATATTCTATATTCCATTAACACCATAGTCAAATGTCAATCTAATGaagtattaaaatattgatttcaaTATTGGAAAATATACCTACTGCGAGAGACGGATAGGCGAAAAGACGTGACACTTTGATAAGATATCTGAAAGTGTGCTATGGCGACATGAACGAAGTGGAGATTGAGAGGCAGCGAGAAAAGATTGGAGGAGCTAAGACGGAGAGGAAGAAGCACGAGAGTGGAAGAGGTGAGACGAAGAGGAAGAGGCGCAAAATGGTAAGTGAATTAAGGCGTAGACAcaatttatattcttaaaaaccgattttgttaacatcgatttttcactaaaaaccgatgttaataaactgatgttaacttatcagattgttaacattgatttttgaaaaaaaaacaatgttaacttatcatttcacaacattggtttttgaacaaactgatgttaacataagTTAGTTAATATTAGTTATAcgaaaaactaatgttaaccaacttattttatttacaaatatatcaccgcatttttgttaatattaattttatcaaaaactgaTATGAACTTAAcgacattaaatatatattttggaatAGTAATTCTTGTtgaaaaatttgattgattcgttttaatgatttttaattatattattcatttatagGACtctaacttaaaatttaaaggatttaaatttatttttactgtCATCAATGACATTGTAAAATACAAATGAGATAAGGTGAAAAAATAGaagtaaatgataaaataaatcaaatgaatatttctttcaaatgataaaataaatcatataaaaacaataaaagatgcaataaaaaacattatctatgtttttctctctcaaatatcttttttttttcctcaaaaatattcatttttaagaCATGATACAAGTTAAATATGAATATTTCGTTGataagaatttgatttttagttcaCCAAATTTTAGAGAACTAACTTTCAGACTTAATTCACTTGACatatgaataatataaataatcatgTTCATATGGATAATATGATTCAGTTGACATGTTTTAACATCTAAACTAACTAACCATGTGCGCGAAACAATCATATTTAAGAATCActataatttaaaactttttttaagtatttaatataactatatatttaaaatacaaatttaaaattattaattaaattaaaataatttaatatcaattaatctACCTACAAAGTGATCATTAAAATGATCTAATTCACTAATATGATTCAAATTCATATCTTAatactaatatttaaaaatattaaaattaatttcatgtaAGTTACAAACAAActgttccttttcctttttattaatGAGACTCAACTTCCAATGGTGCTTTTATCCCCTCTGACATAGTTGAAATAGcactattatatttattttgttgttaacTATGCTGTCATTATACTATTACCATAATCATTCCCTGGGTATGCTGCACCTCACTCACACGTGTGAGGGGGaagagactctctctctctccattcATCGGGTTGCAGAGTCTAAGGCTGTCACCCTTCAACGTGGTGGATGTTTACTTGTAGGTCGTGGCTGTGCAGAGATACCTTTCTTTTCAAAGCAGAAGATGAAAATGAGGactctaattttatttatgggtcTATCTAATTAGTATCTTTATGATATTAATAAAAAgactcataaaaaataatatttattataaaatataaaaatacgtaaaaaaattaatttaaaatataattttacatattctaataaaaatatttttctttttaactttttaacacATGTATTCTAAGGATTAAAGGTACtggtttatatttgttttattttattcaactttttttctttgtcttgcCCTAGCCATTGATACACAAGTaacacaacaagagaccctgcCATGTTCATGTACACCCTATGCCATAGCTACCCTATTCATGCATTCAGCTATATATATTAGTCTTTCTACTACTATGACTCTCTCTGTCCATCCCCATCACATCACCAGGCCAGTGCATATAAGTGTGCATACATATTACAGGAGTTCGTTCAGTCACAGAACAAATGCACACATATCATGTACTCTTATAATAACCtcatcattaataatttttttcaaccccattttaaactatatacttatttccatgcaataaaatgattttaaaaaatggtatGTTTGATGGAGGGAAGAGGAAGATAAATTGAATAGAAGTTGTGAGTTTTACGTGAATCATATATTTTtacgttttattttaatttatattttatatttttatcctctcaaatttcagccaaacACAACATAAGATTAATTGGTGTGAGTATTTCTATAAGAGCAAAGTCCTGGTATATTAACACTCCTTAAAGTTTTTCAGAATCGCACATAATAATTTTAGTGTTTAatgtttgtaataatttttttatggtgatatttgtattaaatattcaccgtaaaaaataatgattaatttttatcaaagatcataaatatatattagataaaTATTTCCGTCAGAATATGATTCAAATTTAAGATTAAGATTTAAATCTTAAATCACGCGATTAAGAGATATAAGTCGTTATCACTCATATCAATCATCTTTATCGAGAATGTTaagaaatatataagaaaatgttagtataatatttttaaatattaaagatatagtgtaatatataaaaagtgaAAAGGTAATATTTTTAGAcgaattaatgtaaaaaatagtgttgtatataattaaaaaaatcaaactacgAGTATAATTCAGATAAAttgatttatgaaaaattatccTCAAATATTTAAGCACATTCATACTCAAGTTCAGATATAAAATTGCTAACTAAATTGAAATAATGTTATGCTAAATGATTCATGTCCTAGGAGCAAAACTGAAATATATACACAAATAATGAAagtgataataaattaattataatatgatcacaaattcacaaattttttaaatagaaaatcaaatgtgTACTGTAGCTTCAGTTGGGCACACCTTCTCAAATAAAGCTTTTTTCgtcatcaatgaattttttggcttatttaaataaagttgaaaacaaaatatc of Glycine soja cultivar W05 chromosome 1, ASM419377v2, whole genome shotgun sequence contains these proteins:
- the LOC114411371 gene encoding uncharacterized protein LOC114411371 encodes the protein MASSKCCMISPQQNQNAPTCYPSPIGVVFADMMGSLSLATVSNNASSSQESNVYGYGYGYASGVGNGSTRWSFPFMREFLSSNFEDCSDLVGAGESNNSNEKTNHNNGKFSEEESNPNENHANGKEVDSGHSKLCARGHWRPAEDSKLKELVALYGPQNWNLIAEKLEGRSGKSCRLRWFNQLDPRINRRAFSEEEEERLMQAHRIYGNKWAMIARLFPGRTDNAVKNHWHVIMARKYREQSSAYRRRRMSQSVHRRVEQNPTFVCSSSRDNASTTEQEPEPSPSYYPNLIHHGVALTNNMASFPPFHGVAACNGVVVEFGSNGSPQNMTSGREAMPNTTHVGLSAQAQQQAPFDFFSGGGSNDIVLESISHMRSRERTNGSHNHHCQLSGCYPHYPQQYLMAMQQQLDNNNNFYSFLNSSPAASTAREPSSSPCVAEIRDKVENSDPPDGVPPPFFDFLGVGAT